The following proteins are encoded in a genomic region of Herminiimonas arsenicoxydans:
- a CDS encoding Response regulatory protein (Evidence 2b : Function of strongly homologous gene; PubMedId : 8501030; Product type r : regulator), whose protein sequence is MMSQPLADGPITVLVVEDDVATRRALCLGIKKEPALKLLAALDCVKSALDWLLHQPVDVLLVDLGLPDGSGIDIIRFCADRHPSCNIMVITTSSDQGSVVDSIEAGASGYVLKDAGPLDIGRALMELHAGGSPISPVIARKVLARMRDGNKADGAVRAENAPGGQKVFLTRREATILDLIARGDSYCEVARELALSVGTVQTHIKNIYDKLSVHSRGAAVYEAHRRGLLQMDQLKSRP, encoded by the coding sequence ATGATGTCGCAACCGTTAGCGGATGGGCCTATCACTGTATTGGTGGTTGAGGACGATGTCGCAACGCGACGTGCATTGTGTCTGGGAATTAAAAAGGAGCCGGCGCTCAAGTTGCTGGCTGCGCTTGATTGCGTGAAGTCGGCACTGGACTGGTTGTTGCATCAGCCGGTAGATGTCTTGCTGGTGGATCTGGGTTTGCCGGACGGTTCCGGCATCGACATCATCCGCTTTTGCGCGGATCGTCATCCCTCCTGCAACATCATGGTGATCACGACTTCCAGCGATCAGGGGAGCGTGGTTGACAGTATAGAAGCAGGCGCCTCCGGTTATGTATTGAAAGATGCCGGTCCACTGGATATAGGGCGTGCACTGATGGAGCTGCATGCCGGCGGTTCGCCTATCAGCCCGGTAATTGCGCGCAAGGTGCTGGCCAGAATGCGCGATGGGAACAAAGCGGATGGTGCGGTGCGTGCAGAGAATGCGCCGGGAGGCCAAAAGGTATTTCTGACCAGGCGCGAAGCGACTATTCTCGATCTGATCGCACGCGGCGACAGTTACTGCGAGGTTGCCAGAGAGTTGGCATTGTCAGTGGGCACTGTGCAAACGCATATCAAGAATATTTACGATAAATTGTCTGTGCATTCGCGCGGCGCAGCCGTGTATGAGGCGCATCGTCGCGGTTTGCTGCAGATGGATCAACTCAAATCCAGACCCTGA